A genomic region of Branchiostoma lanceolatum isolate klBraLanc5 chromosome 4, klBraLanc5.hap2, whole genome shotgun sequence contains the following coding sequences:
- the LOC136434067 gene encoding BTB/POZ domain-containing protein 3-like has product MGDRRQEESNEQIPGKPGGVVQQAAAVQARAARGQQQEPAVPTFHQKQSSAAAVAPAPPVTTDVPNWQGLKPTVRERNALMFNNELMSDVHFLVGPPKAAKRIPAHKYVLATGSTVFYAMFFGGLAENKADIEIPDVEPQAFLAMLKYLYCDEIDLEPDTVLATLYSAKKYIVPHLAKACVTFLETSLSARNACVLLSQSRLFEEPELMQRCWQVIDAQAELALNSEGFTEIDYETLETVLGRESLNAKEIVIFDAAARWAEAESRRQNLQPNANNKRRVLGRALYLIRVPAMSLEEYANGAAQSGILTLQETADIFLYYTARNKPVLDFPLVPRTGMKPERCHRFQSSAYRSNQWRYRGRCDSIQFAVDKRIFMAGFGLYGSSSGAADYTVKIEIKQSGKVLAENTVKFFSDGSSNTFPVWFKHPVQIDPDTFYTASAILDGAELSYFGQEGVSEITLGTVTFQFQCSSESTNGTGVQGGQIPELIFYA; this is encoded by the exons ATGGGCGACCGGCGGCAGGAGGAGTCTAACGAGCAGATCCCGGGGAAGCCGGGCGGCGTGGTGCAGCAGGCGGCGGCGGTGCAGGCGAGGGCGGCCCGAGGACAGCAGCAGGAGCCCGCCGTGCCCACCTTCCACCAGAAGCAGAGCAGCGCCGCGGCGGTCGCACCCGCGCCCCCGGTCACCACGGACGTGCCCAACTGGCAGG GCCTGAAGCCGACCGTGCGGGAACGCAACGCCCTCATGTTCAACAACGAGCTCATGAGCGACGTCCACTTCCTGGTCGGCCCGCCCAAGGCCGCAAAGCGGATCCCAGCGCACAAGTACGTCCTGGCCACGGGAAGCACCGTCTTCTACGCCATGTTCTTCGGAGGGCTGGCGGAAAACAAGGCCGACATCGAGATCCCTGATGTCGAGCCACAAGCCTTTCTAGCAATGCTCAA GTATCTCTACTGCGATGAGATCGACCTGGAGCCGGACACCGTCCTGGCCACGCTCTACTCCGCAAAGAAGTACATCGTGCCGCACCTGGCCAAGGCCTGCGTCACCTTCCTGGAGACGAGTCTGAGCGCCCGGAACGCCTGCGTGCTCCTGTCGCAGAGCCGCCTGTTCGAGGAGCCGGAGCTCATGCAGCGGTGCTGGCAG GTCATCGACGCCCAGGCTGAGCTGGCGCTAAACTCCGAGGGGTTCACGGAGATCGACTACGAGACACTGGAAACGGTCCTCGGCAGGGAGAGTCTGAACGCCAAGGAGATTGTTATTTTCGACGCGGCGGCGCGCTGGGCGGAGGCCGAGAGCAGGAGACAGAACCTACAGCCGAACGCGAACAACAAGCGCCGTGTGCTCGGCCGGGCGCTGTACCTGATCCGCGTGCCCGCCATGAGCCTGGAGGAGTACGCAAACGGCGCTGCTCAGTCCGGGATCCTCACGCTACAGGAGACGGCGGACATCTTCCTCTACTACACAGCCAGGAACAAACCCGTGCTGGATTTCCCCCTAGTGCCTCGGACCGGTATGAAACCGGAGAGATGTCACCGGTTCCAGTCGTCTGCCTACCGTAGCAACCAGTGGCGCTACCGTGGGCGGTGCGACAGCATACAGTTCGCCGTGGACAAGCGCATCTTCATGGCCGGGTTCGGTTTGTACGGCTCGAGCTCCGGCGCGGCGGACTACACGGTCAAAATAGAGATCAAGCAATCGGGGAAGGTTCTTGCGGAGAACACGGTGAAGTTTTTCTCGGACGGTTCGAGCAACACGTTCCCGGTGTGGTTCAAACACCCGGTTCAGATCGACCCAGACACGTTCTACACGGCGAGTGCAATCCTGGACGGCGCGGAACTGAGCTACTTCGGCCAGGAGGGGGTGAGCGAGATCACGCTGGGGACCGTCACGTTCCAGTTCCAGTGCTCGTCGGAGAGCACCAACGGGACGGGCGTGCAGGGCGGTCAGATCCCAGAACTCATTTTCTACGCCTGA